From one Pseudoalteromonas ulvae UL12 genomic stretch:
- the dxs gene encoding 1-deoxy-D-xylulose-5-phosphate synthase, translating into MTIDNNNYPLLGLIDEPPQLRELAQDKLPALSHELRDYLLNSVSKSSGHLASGLGTVELTVALHYVYNTPFDRVIWDVGHQAYPHKILTGRRDLMHSIRQKDGLHPFPYREESQYDTFSVGHSSTSISAALGMAIAAKKEAQNRKVVAVIGDGAVTAGMAFEAMNHAGDIDADMLVILNDNEMSISENVGALNNHLARILSGSFYTNIREGGKKLLSGMPPVKELASKMEEHLKGMVVPGTFFEELGFNYIGPIDGHDVTMLCDTLRNMRNLKGPQLLHVRTQKGKGYQPAEADPIGYHGVPKFDPSELSLPKSKPSEPTFSKVFGDWLCDMAAQDSKLMAITPAMREGSGMVRFSKEYPEQYFDVAIAEQHAVTLAAGFACEGLNPVVAIYSSFLQRAYDQLIHDVALQNLPVLFAIDRAGIVGADGETHQGAYDLSFMRCIPNMVIMAPSDTNECRNMLFTGHQLNQPAAVRYPRGSAGEFDATKPMEKIAIGRANVIRKGKHIAILSFGTLLENAKSVAENLDATLVDMRFIKPIDQALLTELASDHTVFVTLEDNAIMGGAGSAVNEFVLNNQLAIQVLNLGIPDEFIKHGTQDEMHAEMGLDSNGLTQAIEQFLN; encoded by the coding sequence ATGACAATTGATAATAACAACTATCCCTTATTGGGCTTAATTGATGAACCCCCGCAGTTACGGGAGTTAGCACAAGATAAATTACCAGCATTGAGCCATGAGTTAAGAGATTATCTTCTCAACTCAGTATCAAAAAGCAGTGGTCATTTAGCGTCAGGCCTAGGCACTGTCGAACTCACAGTTGCATTACATTACGTATATAACACACCATTTGATCGCGTCATTTGGGATGTTGGTCACCAAGCATACCCACATAAAATCTTAACCGGTCGCCGTGACTTAATGCACAGCATTCGTCAAAAAGATGGCTTGCACCCTTTTCCTTATCGCGAAGAAAGTCAATACGATACCTTTAGTGTAGGTCATTCAAGTACGTCAATTTCTGCCGCGCTTGGTATGGCGATAGCGGCAAAAAAAGAAGCGCAAAACCGCAAAGTAGTTGCCGTTATTGGTGATGGTGCTGTAACTGCTGGCATGGCATTTGAAGCCATGAATCATGCTGGTGACATTGACGCTGACATGTTAGTGATTTTAAATGACAACGAGATGTCAATTTCGGAAAATGTTGGCGCACTGAATAATCATTTGGCGCGAATTTTATCCGGCAGCTTTTATACCAACATCCGCGAGGGTGGGAAAAAGCTACTCTCCGGTATGCCTCCAGTAAAAGAACTCGCCAGTAAAATGGAAGAGCACCTCAAAGGCATGGTTGTACCTGGCACTTTTTTTGAAGAGTTAGGCTTTAACTACATCGGTCCAATTGATGGCCATGATGTCACCATGTTGTGTGATACTCTTCGAAATATGCGAAACCTGAAAGGTCCTCAGCTTCTCCATGTCCGCACCCAAAAAGGGAAAGGATATCAGCCGGCTGAAGCGGATCCAATTGGTTACCATGGCGTGCCAAAGTTTGACCCGAGTGAATTAAGTTTACCAAAATCAAAACCTAGCGAACCAACCTTTTCAAAAGTCTTTGGCGATTGGCTTTGTGACATGGCAGCTCAAGATAGTAAACTCATGGCAATTACACCTGCAATGCGTGAAGGCTCAGGCATGGTGCGATTCTCTAAAGAATACCCAGAGCAATACTTTGACGTTGCCATTGCTGAGCAACATGCGGTTACGTTAGCTGCTGGTTTTGCCTGTGAAGGACTAAATCCTGTCGTTGCAATTTACTCTAGCTTTTTACAACGTGCGTATGATCAACTCATTCACGATGTCGCTTTGCAGAATTTACCTGTGTTGTTTGCAATCGATAGAGCGGGTATTGTCGGTGCCGATGGCGAAACACACCAAGGTGCTTATGATTTAAGCTTTATGCGCTGCATTCCGAATATGGTGATTATGGCGCCCAGTGATACGAACGAGTGTCGAAATATGCTCTTCACGGGTCATCAGCTCAATCAACCCGCTGCCGTTCGCTATCCTAGAGGCAGCGCAGGTGAATTCGATGCGACTAAACCAATGGAAAAAATAGCAATTGGCCGAGCGAATGTCATTCGCAAAGGCAAGCATATCGCTATTCTATCTTTTGGAACTTTGCTTGAAAATGCTAAGTCTGTTGCCGAAAACTTAGATGCAACTTTAGTTGATATGCGTTTTATAAAACCGATTGATCAAGCTTTATTAACTGAACTCGCTTCTGATCACACTGTTTTCGTGACACTCGAAGACAATGCCATTATGGGTGGCGCTGGCTCTGCTGTTAATGAGTTTGTTCTAAACAATCAGTTAGCAATACAAGTATTGAACCTTGGGATTCCAGATGAATTTATCAAGCATGGCACCCAAGATGAAATGCATGCAGAAATGGGGTTAGACAGCAATGGCTTAACACAAGCGATTGAACAGTTTTTAAATTAG
- the ispA gene encoding (2E,6E)-farnesyl diphosphate synthase, with product MTIQDDLHQSQLQVEQTLINILSTQTAGDKQLLSAARYSLFNGGKRLRPHLVFLTGQMLGADMQALQKVAAAIECIHSYSLVHDDLPAMDDDDLRRGKPTCHIAFDEATAILAGDALQTLAFDILSEQPLPQVEAATQLKIISELAKASGLVGMCGGQALDLSATGKSITVQELEQIHKLKTGALLVSAITMGALCAKGTSQATLQHLAEFGHKIGLAFQVHDDILDIEGDTITLGKPQGSDVEANKSTYPAFMGLQGAKDLTQSLYQEALLSLSKIPADTTKLEELAHYIISRDH from the coding sequence GTGACGATTCAAGACGATTTACATCAGAGCCAACTACAAGTAGAGCAAACTTTAATAAATATTTTATCTACGCAAACGGCTGGTGATAAACAGCTACTATCAGCAGCACGTTATAGCTTATTCAATGGCGGCAAACGCTTAAGACCCCATTTAGTATTTTTAACAGGGCAAATGCTTGGAGCCGACATGCAGGCTTTGCAAAAAGTGGCGGCTGCAATTGAGTGTATCCATAGTTACTCTTTAGTTCACGATGATTTGCCTGCCATGGATGATGATGATCTGCGAAGAGGTAAACCAACCTGTCACATTGCTTTTGATGAAGCGACCGCCATCTTGGCAGGCGATGCATTGCAAACACTTGCATTTGATATTTTGTCTGAACAACCACTCCCTCAAGTCGAAGCCGCTACTCAGCTGAAAATTATTTCCGAATTAGCTAAAGCATCTGGTTTAGTTGGGATGTGTGGTGGGCAAGCTCTGGATTTATCAGCCACAGGCAAATCAATCACAGTGCAGGAACTTGAGCAAATTCATAAGTTAAAAACTGGGGCATTGTTAGTCTCAGCTATCACCATGGGAGCTTTATGTGCAAAAGGCACATCTCAAGCGACATTACAGCATTTAGCTGAGTTTGGTCATAAAATAGGATTAGCCTTTCAGGTCCATGATGACATCCTGGATATCGAAGGAGACACAATAACATTAGGAAAACCCCAAGGATCTGATGTTGAAGCGAATAAATCTACTTATCCAGCATTTATGGGCCTTCAAGGTGCAAAAGATTTAACACAATCTCTTTACCAAGAAGCCTTACTATCACTTAGCAAAATCCCAGCAGACACAACTAAACTTGAAGAACTGGCGCATTATATTATTTCGAGAGACCATTAA
- a CDS encoding exodeoxyribonuclease VII small subunit, protein MATKKAENLSFEDAMGELGHIVSEMENGALTLEQSLKQFERGIQLAQASSAKLQQAEQKVSILMGNSTDSELIPFDSTEQK, encoded by the coding sequence ATGGCCACAAAAAAAGCAGAAAACCTTAGTTTTGAAGATGCAATGGGCGAATTAGGGCACATAGTTTCAGAAATGGAAAACGGTGCTCTCACCCTAGAGCAATCTTTAAAACAGTTTGAGCGCGGCATTCAACTTGCCCAAGCATCTTCAGCAAAACTGCAACAAGCAGAGCAAAAAGTGAGTATTTTAATGGGAAATTCTACAGATAGTGAACTCATCCCATTTGATTCTACAGAGCAGAAATAG
- the pomA gene encoding flagellar motor protein PomA → MDLATLIGMLGAIGFIVMAMILGGDLGMFVDIPSVLIVFCGSLFVVLSNFTMGQFFGIGKVAGKAFMFKLETPEELIDKAVELADSARKGGFLALEEAEIPNAFMQKGVDMLVDGHDADVVRETLQKDISLTSTRHDAGATLFKALGDVAPAMGMIGTLIGLVAMLSNMDDPKAIGPAMAVALLTTLYGAFLANVIAIPIQAKLEKRKDEEELNQKLILDAVLGIQDGQNPKVIEGILKNYLPESKRQIDTEG, encoded by the coding sequence GTGGATTTAGCAACGTTAATAGGAATGCTTGGTGCGATCGGTTTTATTGTTATGGCAATGATCCTCGGTGGCGACTTGGGAATGTTCGTTGATATTCCTTCCGTGCTCATTGTTTTTTGTGGTTCACTATTTGTTGTCTTGTCAAACTTCACCATGGGTCAATTCTTTGGTATTGGTAAAGTTGCGGGCAAAGCCTTTATGTTCAAGCTTGAGACACCTGAAGAACTTATCGACAAAGCTGTTGAGCTTGCTGATTCTGCCAGAAAAGGGGGGTTTCTCGCCCTAGAAGAAGCTGAAATTCCGAATGCTTTTATGCAAAAAGGGGTCGACATGTTGGTTGATGGTCATGATGCCGATGTCGTCAGAGAAACACTGCAAAAAGATATCTCTTTAACATCGACTAGGCATGATGCCGGTGCAACGTTATTTAAAGCATTAGGTGATGTGGCTCCAGCAATGGGAATGATTGGTACGCTTATCGGTTTGGTTGCGATGTTATCAAACATGGATGATCCAAAAGCGATTGGACCTGCAATGGCGGTAGCATTATTGACTACACTCTACGGCGCCTTTTTAGCCAATGTTATCGCGATTCCAATCCAAGCGAAATTAGAAAAACGTAAAGATGAGGAAGAGCTGAATCAGAAGTTAATTTTAGATGCAGTTTTAGGAATACAAGATGGTCAAAACCCGAAAGTAATTGAGGGGATCCTGAAAAATTACCTGCCAGAATCTAAACGCCAAATAGACACTGAGGGTTAG
- a CDS encoding flagellar motor protein MotB, with the protein MSDEAEDCKCPPPGLPAWMGTFADLMSLLMCFFVLLLAMSEMDVLKFKQIAGSMKFAFGVQNKLEVKDIPKGTSVIAMEFRPGKPEPSPIETIQQQTVEMTQQMLEFQAGDEDSAGGRQEQRGNKRGGESQSTAKNESSQAESAADQEQVNELVKKIAQQLEEQIMDGAIELESLGQQIIIRIRENGSFPSGSAFLQPQFKPIIQQIAELLKDVPGEITVSGHTDDYQVSNELYFNNWDLSAKRSVAVASEMQKVRGFDKNRMMVIGHADTRPLVPNEDTDSRKRNRRVEISIMQGKAKESDPIEVQK; encoded by the coding sequence ATGTCTGATGAAGCTGAAGACTGTAAATGCCCCCCTCCGGGTCTGCCTGCTTGGATGGGGACATTCGCTGATTTAATGTCATTGCTGATGTGTTTCTTCGTATTGCTTTTGGCTATGTCTGAAATGGATGTACTTAAATTCAAGCAAATAGCCGGTTCGATGAAGTTTGCATTTGGTGTTCAAAATAAGCTCGAAGTAAAAGATATCCCAAAAGGTACTAGTGTAATCGCTATGGAGTTTCGCCCTGGCAAGCCTGAACCTTCACCAATTGAGACAATTCAGCAGCAAACAGTGGAAATGACTCAGCAGATGTTGGAATTTCAAGCGGGTGATGAAGATTCGGCCGGTGGACGTCAAGAACAACGCGGTAATAAACGCGGTGGTGAATCTCAAAGCACAGCTAAAAATGAGTCGAGTCAAGCTGAAAGTGCTGCCGATCAAGAGCAAGTTAATGAGTTGGTTAAAAAGATTGCTCAGCAACTTGAAGAGCAAATTATGGATGGTGCAATTGAGCTTGAGTCACTAGGTCAACAAATTATTATCCGTATCCGTGAGAATGGGTCTTTTCCATCAGGAAGTGCCTTTTTACAGCCACAATTTAAGCCTATCATTCAACAAATTGCTGAATTATTGAAAGATGTGCCGGGTGAGATTACTGTCTCAGGCCATACGGATGATTATCAAGTTAGCAATGAACTGTATTTTAATAATTGGGATTTATCCGCTAAGCGCTCGGTGGCCGTTGCGAGTGAAATGCAAAAAGTCAGAGGGTTTGATAAAAATCGCATGATGGTCATCGGTCACGCAGATACTCGTCCGTTAGTGCCAAATGAAGATACAGATTCGCGCAAACGTAATCGACGAGTTGAGATTTCAATTATGCAGGGTAAAGCGAAAGAGTCTGACCCTATTGAGGTACAAAAGTAA